The Dehalobacter sp. 12DCB1 genome window below encodes:
- a CDS encoding GspE/PulE family protein has product MPETMRKLGQLLVESEVITAKQLEDALEMQSKTSKKLGEILIEMKSITEKQLLRVLEFQYHIPYYDLGETPIDPLATGLITEGMVRKHSLIPIKKENNVLIVAMVDPLDFYAIDDVKRATRLDVKPAMATTSDILNAIERYYGKESAEKAIEELKQTYDLVDFSGIDDQFGDEVTNAPVVRLVNSVIQHAIKTNASDIHIEPSDDEMRIRYRIDGELQEAMKTSKAAHQAIVTRIKIMGQMDIAEKRLPQDGRIEVSIDGNNVDLRLSILPTVHGEKIVIRVLGMRNSTYTKSELGFTAENLELFDRIIKSPNGIILVSGPTGSGKTTTLYAVMRELNKPTVNIITVEDPVEYRMDGINQVQVNTKAGLTFASGLRSILRQDPDIIMIGEIRDSETAQIAIRSAITGHLVLSTIHTNDAASSIIRLVDMGIESYLVSSAVVGLMAQRLVRKICPKCKTSYRPEHSEMMLLKLREPQPLYKGTGCPACNYTGYSGRTAIHEIIPINKDIREMVNRGVTPDQIRHIAGRFGYISLRDTCTRLVLDGTTTTEELLKVTYSIE; this is encoded by the coding sequence ATGCCGGAAACGATGCGGAAACTGGGACAGCTATTAGTTGAATCAGAGGTGATTACTGCCAAGCAGCTCGAAGATGCTTTGGAGATGCAGTCCAAAACCTCTAAAAAGCTGGGCGAGATCCTGATTGAAATGAAATCCATTACAGAGAAACAGCTACTCAGAGTACTGGAATTTCAATATCATATTCCATACTATGATCTAGGTGAAACTCCGATTGATCCTCTTGCTACGGGACTGATTACAGAAGGAATGGTCAGAAAGCATTCCTTGATACCGATCAAGAAAGAAAATAATGTGCTGATTGTTGCCATGGTCGATCCGCTGGATTTTTATGCCATTGATGATGTCAAACGGGCAACCCGGCTTGATGTCAAGCCAGCCATGGCTACCACGTCCGATATCCTGAATGCCATTGAACGCTACTACGGTAAAGAAAGCGCTGAAAAAGCAATTGAAGAACTTAAACAAACCTATGACCTTGTTGATTTTTCGGGAATTGACGATCAATTTGGCGATGAGGTGACGAATGCCCCTGTCGTAAGACTGGTTAATTCCGTGATTCAGCATGCCATCAAGACCAATGCCAGTGACATTCATATTGAACCGTCTGATGATGAGATGCGGATCCGGTACCGGATAGACGGAGAACTTCAGGAAGCCATGAAAACATCGAAAGCGGCCCACCAGGCCATTGTCACCAGAATTAAGATCATGGGGCAAATGGATATTGCTGAGAAGCGCCTGCCCCAGGACGGCAGGATTGAAGTCAGCATTGACGGCAATAACGTCGACCTCAGGCTTTCCATACTTCCGACTGTCCACGGAGAAAAGATTGTTATCCGCGTGCTTGGAATGAGAAACAGTACCTATACCAAATCTGAGCTGGGCTTTACTGCCGAAAATCTTGAGCTGTTTGACCGGATCATCAAAAGTCCAAATGGGATCATCCTTGTTTCCGGCCCCACCGGTTCCGGAAAAACGACGACACTTTACGCAGTCATGCGGGAATTGAATAAACCAACTGTCAATATCATCACCGTAGAAGACCCTGTTGAATACCGGATGGATGGGATTAATCAGGTCCAAGTCAATACCAAAGCCGGCCTGACTTTTGCCTCGGGACTGCGGTCGATTTTGCGTCAGGACCCCGACATTATCATGATTGGGGAGATCCGTGATTCTGAAACAGCCCAGATTGCAATTCGTTCAGCCATCACCGGCCATCTGGTCTTAAGCACTATCCATACCAACGACGCAGCTTCCTCGATCATCCGGCTTGTCGACATGGGAATTGAATCTTATCTTGTTTCTTCCGCTGTTGTCGGCCTGATGGCCCAGAGACTTGTCCGTAAGATCTGTCCAAAATGCAAAACTTCTTACCGGCCGGAACATTCGGAAATGATGCTGCTCAAACTGCGCGAACCCCAGCCCCTTTACAAAGGGACCGGATGTCCTGCCTGCAATTACACCGGTTATTCCGGACGAACCGCCATCCATGAAATCATTCCGATCAACAAGGATATCCGCGAGATGGTTAACCGGGGAGTAACTCCTGATCAAATAAGACATATTGCCGGCCGTTTCGGCTATATTTCCCTGCGTGATACCTGTACCCGTCTGGTTCTGGACGGAACCACCACCACGGAAGAATTATTAAAAGTAACCTATAGTATTGAATAG
- a CDS encoding A24 family peptidase produces the protein METFFMEHIWLAYLGLFIVGLVAGRFLKVLIRKNMEEEHRDFPSKPVVEILNTLLYCAVLWKYGFSLETLSFLILGSVLLLIAFIDFKTMLIPNWSVLLILVLGILFAFFNQDVSRLERLIGFFGAGLGLLLIYIFSRGGIGGGDIKLMAAVGFYLGWKLTLLAMFVGSIIGGICGVLILATGKGNLKTAIPYGPFLVCGILLCILFGQELIAWYFNLFLM, from the coding sequence ATGGAAACGTTTTTTATGGAACATATTTGGCTGGCCTATTTGGGGTTGTTTATCGTCGGGCTTGTTGCCGGGAGATTTTTGAAAGTATTAATTAGAAAAAACATGGAAGAAGAGCACAGAGATTTCCCATCTAAACCGGTCGTGGAAATCCTGAATACGCTGCTGTACTGCGCTGTACTCTGGAAATATGGTTTCTCTTTGGAAACATTGAGCTTTCTGATTCTTGGATCGGTCCTTTTACTCATTGCGTTCATTGATTTTAAGACCATGCTGATCCCGAACTGGAGCGTTCTCCTGATTCTGGTTCTGGGTATTTTGTTTGCTTTCTTCAATCAGGATGTCTCCAGGCTGGAGAGGCTGATTGGCTTCTTTGGAGCTGGATTGGGTTTGCTGCTGATCTATATATTCTCGAGAGGCGGCATAGGCGGTGGAGATATCAAGCTGATGGCCGCTGTCGGCTTTTACTTGGGCTGGAAGCTGACGCTGCTGGCGATGTTTGTCGGCTCCATAATTGGCGGTATCTGTGGGGTATTGATCCTTGCTACTGGCAAAGGAAATTTGAAAACGGCGATCCCTTATGGACCATTTTTGGTCTGCGGGATACTCCTTTGCATTCTTTTTGGTCAGGAATTAATTGCATGGTACTTTAATTTGTTTCTGATGTAG